From a single Phocoena sinus isolate mPhoSin1 chromosome 1, mPhoSin1.pri, whole genome shotgun sequence genomic region:
- the PBXIP1 gene encoding pre-B-cell leukemia transcription factor-interacting protein 1 isoform X2: MDLESERAPQAPWSPSKAAAEELAGTLDGEETLFQSESSQSRPILPEETEAKGVLEGDDRGMESPGSGDTEVQGDLEETPEAVGLGLDTQDLEDQSPPNSLLSSPQTAWIREEAHCSSSEDDTDMDVEGLRRRRGREPSTPQPAAPLGVEDQAGGEGAGRELGISLNMCLLGALVLLGLGILLFSGDLSEAESGPMEEADLQVFPDTGSDTEMLEAEGDGQDGLKQQLQTSAPPDSVPSLQNMALLLDKLAKENQDIRLLQAQLQAQKEELQSLMHQPKGLEEENAWLRGALQQGEASQRALELELQQLRAQLQGLEADCVRGTDGVCRYGGRGLRAGKVTKEQGPRGQVPSPGFLEQKKQLEAEAQSLRQELERQRRLLGSVQRDLEQSLRDVGRGDPAHAGLAEVGHRLAQKLQGMENWGQRPGVPANASEAWHQEPHFQSSREWSGKEKWWDGQRDRKTDHWKHKKEESGREKKKSWGGEEDRELAGRWKEGKPWVEEWASKKDGKQQGSKEPPRKSGSPHSSRERQKHPQWKEGAKDRHDPLPLWAELLRHKYQAPQGCSGVHECARQEGLAFFGMELAPVRQQELASLLRTYLARLPWARQLTEELPLSPAYFGEDGIFRHDRLRFRDFVDALEDSLEEVAVRQTGDDDEVDDFEDFIFSHFFGDKALKKRSGKKDKHWRNPRVVGPREEHSHQRQG, encoded by the exons ATGGACCTAGAATCCGAGAGAGCTCCCCAGGCCCCTTGGAGCCCCTCGAAGGCAGCTGCTGAGGAGTTAGCTGGGACCTTGGATGGAGAAG AGACCCTGTTCCAGAGTGAGAGCTCCCAGTCCAGGCCCATTCTGccagaggagactgaggccaag GGTGTCCTGGAAGGTGATGATCGTGGAATGGAGTCCCCTGGCTCAGGAGACACAGAGGTCCAGGGAGACTTGGAGGAGACCCCCGAGGCAGTAGGCCTGGGACTGGACACACAGGACCTGGAGGATCAGAGTCCCCCCAACAGCCTGCTCTCATCCCCCCAAACAG CTTGGATCAGGGAGGAGGCCCACTGCTCCAGCAGTGAGGACGACACCGACATGGATGTGGAGGGTCTGCGGAGACGGCGGGGCCGGGAGCCCAGCACTCCTCAGCCTGCAGCCCCCCTGGGTGTGGAGGACCAGGCCGGGGGTGAGGGTGCGGGCAGGGAGCTGGGCATCTCCCTCAACATGTGTCTCCTCGGGGCCCTGGTTCTGCTGGGTCTGGGGATCCTCCTCTTCTCCG GTGATCTCTCAGAGGCTGAAAGTG GGCCCATGGAGGAAGCGGACCTGCAGGTCTTCCCAGATACCGGCTCGGATACTGAGATGCTGGAGGCTGAGGGGGATGGGCAG GATGGGCTAAAGCAGCAGCTGCAGACCTCAGCGCCCCCTGACAGTGTTCCCAGCCTGCAGAACATGGCCCTTCTGCTGGACAAGCTGGCCAAGGAGAACCAGGATATCCGGCTGCTGCAGGCCCAGCTGCAG GCCCAGAAGGAAGAGCTTCAGAGCCTGATGCATCAGCCCAAAGGGCTGGAAGAGGAGAATGCCTGGCTCCGAGGGGCCCTACAGCAGGGCGAGGCCTCCCAGCGGGCCCTGGAGTTAGAGCTGCAGCAGCTGCGGGCCCAGCTCCAGGGCCTGGAGGCTGACTGTGTCCGGGGCACAGATGGGGTGTGTCGCTATGGGGGCAGAGGCCTGCGGGCTGGCAAGGTCACCAAGGAGCAAGGCCCTAGGGGGCAGGTGCCAAGCCCTGGCTTCCTGGAGCAGAAGAAACAGCTAGAGGCTGAGGCCCAGTCATTAAGGCAAGAGTTGGAGAGGCAGCGGCGGCTGCTGGGGTCTGTGCAGCGGGACCTGGAGCAGAGCTTGAGGGATGTGGGCCGAGGGGACCCAGCCCATGCTGGCCTGGCTGAGGTTGGTCACAGGCTGGCCCAGAAGCTGCAGGGCATGGAGAACTGGGGCCAGCGCCCTGGGGTCCCTGCCAATGCCTCAGAGGCCTGGCATCAGGAGCCTCACTTCCAGAGTTCCAGGGAGTGGAGCGGAAAGGAAAAGTGGTGGGATGGGCAGAGGGACCGGAAGACTGACCACTGGAAACATAAGAAGGAGGAATCTGGCCGGGAAAAGAAGAAGAGCTGGGGGGGTGAGGAGGACAGGGAGCTGgcagggaggtggaaggagggcAAGCCATGGGTGGAGGAGTGGGCCAGCAAGAAGGACGGCAAGCAACAGGGTTCTAAGGAGCCCCCCAGGAAAAGTGGGAGCCCCCACTCTTCCAGAGAAAGGCAGAAACACCCTCAGTGGAAGGAGGGGGCTAAAGACAGGCATGACCCCCTCCCACTCTGGGCAGAGCTGTTGAGGCACAAGTACCAGGCACCCCAGGGCTGCTCGGGTGTGCACGAGTGTGCCCGTCAGGAGGGCCTGGCCTTCTTTGGCATGGAGCTGGCCCCTGTGCGGCAACAGGAGCTGGCCTCTCTGCTGAGGACGTACCTGGCGCGGCTGCCCTGGGCCAGGCAACTGACCGAGGAGCTACCCCTTTCTCCTGCTTACTTTGGTGAGGACGGTATCTTCCGCCATGACCGCCTCCGCTTCCGGGACTTTGTAGATGCCTTGGAGGacagcctggaggaggtggcagtgaGACAGACAGGTGATGATGATGAGGTGGATGACTTTGAGGACTTCATCTTCAGCCACTTCTTTGGAGACAAAGCACTGAAGAAGAG GTCTGGGAAGAAGGACAAACACTGGCGGAACCCCAGAGTTGTGGGGCCCAGGGAGGAACACAGCCACCAGCGCCAGGGCTGA
- the PBXIP1 gene encoding pre-B-cell leukemia transcription factor-interacting protein 1 isoform X1, with the protein MASCPDSDNSWVLAGSENLPVETLGPESRMDLESERAPQAPWSPSKAAAEELAGTLDGEETLFQSESSQSRPILPEETEAKGVLEGDDRGMESPGSGDTEVQGDLEETPEAVGLGLDTQDLEDQSPPNSLLSSPQTAWIREEAHCSSSEDDTDMDVEGLRRRRGREPSTPQPAAPLGVEDQAGGEGAGRELGISLNMCLLGALVLLGLGILLFSGDLSEAESGPMEEADLQVFPDTGSDTEMLEAEGDGQDGLKQQLQTSAPPDSVPSLQNMALLLDKLAKENQDIRLLQAQLQAQKEELQSLMHQPKGLEEENAWLRGALQQGEASQRALELELQQLRAQLQGLEADCVRGTDGVCRYGGRGLRAGKVTKEQGPRGQVPSPGFLEQKKQLEAEAQSLRQELERQRRLLGSVQRDLEQSLRDVGRGDPAHAGLAEVGHRLAQKLQGMENWGQRPGVPANASEAWHQEPHFQSSREWSGKEKWWDGQRDRKTDHWKHKKEESGREKKKSWGGEEDRELAGRWKEGKPWVEEWASKKDGKQQGSKEPPRKSGSPHSSRERQKHPQWKEGAKDRHDPLPLWAELLRHKYQAPQGCSGVHECARQEGLAFFGMELAPVRQQELASLLRTYLARLPWARQLTEELPLSPAYFGEDGIFRHDRLRFRDFVDALEDSLEEVAVRQTGDDDEVDDFEDFIFSHFFGDKALKKRSGKKDKHWRNPRVVGPREEHSHQRQG; encoded by the exons ATGGCCTCCTGCCCAGACTCGGACAATAGCTGGGTGCTTGCCGGCTCAGAG aacCTGCCTGTGGAGACCCTGGGCCCTGAATCCAGGATGGACCTAGAATCCGAGAGAGCTCCCCAGGCCCCTTGGAGCCCCTCGAAGGCAGCTGCTGAGGAGTTAGCTGGGACCTTGGATGGAGAAG AGACCCTGTTCCAGAGTGAGAGCTCCCAGTCCAGGCCCATTCTGccagaggagactgaggccaag GGTGTCCTGGAAGGTGATGATCGTGGAATGGAGTCCCCTGGCTCAGGAGACACAGAGGTCCAGGGAGACTTGGAGGAGACCCCCGAGGCAGTAGGCCTGGGACTGGACACACAGGACCTGGAGGATCAGAGTCCCCCCAACAGCCTGCTCTCATCCCCCCAAACAG CTTGGATCAGGGAGGAGGCCCACTGCTCCAGCAGTGAGGACGACACCGACATGGATGTGGAGGGTCTGCGGAGACGGCGGGGCCGGGAGCCCAGCACTCCTCAGCCTGCAGCCCCCCTGGGTGTGGAGGACCAGGCCGGGGGTGAGGGTGCGGGCAGGGAGCTGGGCATCTCCCTCAACATGTGTCTCCTCGGGGCCCTGGTTCTGCTGGGTCTGGGGATCCTCCTCTTCTCCG GTGATCTCTCAGAGGCTGAAAGTG GGCCCATGGAGGAAGCGGACCTGCAGGTCTTCCCAGATACCGGCTCGGATACTGAGATGCTGGAGGCTGAGGGGGATGGGCAG GATGGGCTAAAGCAGCAGCTGCAGACCTCAGCGCCCCCTGACAGTGTTCCCAGCCTGCAGAACATGGCCCTTCTGCTGGACAAGCTGGCCAAGGAGAACCAGGATATCCGGCTGCTGCAGGCCCAGCTGCAG GCCCAGAAGGAAGAGCTTCAGAGCCTGATGCATCAGCCCAAAGGGCTGGAAGAGGAGAATGCCTGGCTCCGAGGGGCCCTACAGCAGGGCGAGGCCTCCCAGCGGGCCCTGGAGTTAGAGCTGCAGCAGCTGCGGGCCCAGCTCCAGGGCCTGGAGGCTGACTGTGTCCGGGGCACAGATGGGGTGTGTCGCTATGGGGGCAGAGGCCTGCGGGCTGGCAAGGTCACCAAGGAGCAAGGCCCTAGGGGGCAGGTGCCAAGCCCTGGCTTCCTGGAGCAGAAGAAACAGCTAGAGGCTGAGGCCCAGTCATTAAGGCAAGAGTTGGAGAGGCAGCGGCGGCTGCTGGGGTCTGTGCAGCGGGACCTGGAGCAGAGCTTGAGGGATGTGGGCCGAGGGGACCCAGCCCATGCTGGCCTGGCTGAGGTTGGTCACAGGCTGGCCCAGAAGCTGCAGGGCATGGAGAACTGGGGCCAGCGCCCTGGGGTCCCTGCCAATGCCTCAGAGGCCTGGCATCAGGAGCCTCACTTCCAGAGTTCCAGGGAGTGGAGCGGAAAGGAAAAGTGGTGGGATGGGCAGAGGGACCGGAAGACTGACCACTGGAAACATAAGAAGGAGGAATCTGGCCGGGAAAAGAAGAAGAGCTGGGGGGGTGAGGAGGACAGGGAGCTGgcagggaggtggaaggagggcAAGCCATGGGTGGAGGAGTGGGCCAGCAAGAAGGACGGCAAGCAACAGGGTTCTAAGGAGCCCCCCAGGAAAAGTGGGAGCCCCCACTCTTCCAGAGAAAGGCAGAAACACCCTCAGTGGAAGGAGGGGGCTAAAGACAGGCATGACCCCCTCCCACTCTGGGCAGAGCTGTTGAGGCACAAGTACCAGGCACCCCAGGGCTGCTCGGGTGTGCACGAGTGTGCCCGTCAGGAGGGCCTGGCCTTCTTTGGCATGGAGCTGGCCCCTGTGCGGCAACAGGAGCTGGCCTCTCTGCTGAGGACGTACCTGGCGCGGCTGCCCTGGGCCAGGCAACTGACCGAGGAGCTACCCCTTTCTCCTGCTTACTTTGGTGAGGACGGTATCTTCCGCCATGACCGCCTCCGCTTCCGGGACTTTGTAGATGCCTTGGAGGacagcctggaggaggtggcagtgaGACAGACAGGTGATGATGATGAGGTGGATGACTTTGAGGACTTCATCTTCAGCCACTTCTTTGGAGACAAAGCACTGAAGAAGAG GTCTGGGAAGAAGGACAAACACTGGCGGAACCCCAGAGTTGTGGGGCCCAGGGAGGAACACAGCCACCAGCGCCAGGGCTGA